From Chryseobacterium joostei, the proteins below share one genomic window:
- a CDS encoding Crp/Fnr family transcriptional regulator, producing MLRTNQSFLSYLEELYHNQNGEDIVLQSFPKGERLLNQDQPLSKVMLIKDGIVKCYFGEENGKEYIVEFLGNGEIIGEVELIKNIPCLCGIEALTDVAVYTINLNHFKNLIKSDLILNNLLLDSFAERIINTSSRASYQQLYTIEHTLAQLLKMQSKQNIQISKENMAAYLGITVRSLNRILKDLK from the coding sequence ATGTTACGGACGAATCAATCATTTTTAAGCTATCTTGAAGAGCTTTATCATAACCAGAATGGAGAAGATATTGTGTTACAGTCTTTTCCCAAGGGAGAAAGGTTATTAAATCAGGATCAGCCTCTTTCCAAAGTCATGCTCATTAAAGATGGCATTGTAAAATGTTATTTTGGAGAAGAAAATGGTAAGGAATATATTGTTGAGTTTTTGGGGAATGGAGAGATTATTGGAGAGGTAGAATTGATAAAAAATATTCCTTGTTTGTGTGGTATTGAAGCATTGACTGATGTTGCAGTGTATACCATCAATCTGAATCATTTTAAGAACCTGATTAAAAGTGATCTTATCCTGAACAACTTGCTACTAGATTCCTTTGCTGAAAGGATTATTAATACTTCCAGCAGGGCTTCTTATCAGCAACTTTATACCATAGAACATACATTGGCACAACTGCTTAAAATGCAGTCAAAACAGAATATCCAAATTTCAAAGGAAAATATGGCTGCCTACCTGGGAATTACAGTGAGAAGCTTAAATAGAATTTTAAAAGATTTGAAATAA
- a CDS encoding GNAT family N-acetyltransferase: MEELKFRNAELVDLDKIVAIYNSTIASRMVTADVEDVSVESKQKWFNEHNPETRPLWIVEDHEDQIIGWVSFSSFHERPAYNGTVEVSIYLDESCRGKGYGKTILQYCIDNTGKFGVNNLVALIFLHNEPSLKLFRYFGFEDWGKLPDVAVLDGVERSLVILGKRIK, encoded by the coding sequence ATGGAAGAATTAAAGTTCAGAAATGCTGAGTTGGTAGATTTAGATAAAATCGTGGCCATATATAATTCCACAATTGCTTCAAGAATGGTGACAGCTGATGTGGAGGACGTCTCTGTAGAAAGCAAGCAGAAATGGTTTAATGAGCATAATCCTGAAACAAGGCCACTCTGGATTGTTGAAGACCACGAAGATCAGATTATAGGATGGGTAAGCTTTAGTTCATTCCACGAAAGACCTGCGTACAACGGAACGGTGGAAGTGAGTATCTATCTGGATGAAAGCTGTAGAGGGAAAGGCTATGGTAAGACCATTCTTCAGTATTGTATTGATAATACCGGAAAATTTGGAGTGAACAACCTTGTAGCGCTTATCTTTCTTCATAATGAGCCAAGTCTGAAGTTGTTTAGGTACTTTGGATTTGAAGATTGGGGAAAGCTTCCCGATGTAGCTGTTTTGGATGGGGTTGAAAGAAGTTTGGTGATTTTAGGTAAAAGAATTAAATAG
- a CDS encoding YggS family pyridoxal phosphate-dependent enzyme — protein MSIKENYQTIKDQLTSDVQLVAVSKTHPVSAIQEVYDLGQRVFGENKVQELMEKYPLLPKDIQWHLIGHLQTNKVKYIAPFIDTIQSVDSQKLLAEINKESGKNERTIKVLLQVKIAAEESKFGLEISEAKDLFQQYIDGGFPHIEITGLMGMATFTDDEQQVRNEFLTLKGLFDELNQLKPLKTLSMGMSDDFPVAIECGANSVRVGSAIFGRRDYSK, from the coding sequence ATGAGTATTAAGGAAAATTATCAAACGATAAAGGATCAGCTTACGTCAGATGTTCAACTGGTTGCAGTTTCAAAAACGCATCCGGTTTCTGCTATACAGGAAGTCTATGATCTGGGGCAAAGAGTTTTTGGAGAAAACAAGGTTCAGGAATTGATGGAAAAATATCCTCTCCTGCCTAAAGACATCCAATGGCACCTTATCGGACATTTGCAAACCAATAAAGTGAAGTATATAGCTCCATTTATAGATACCATACAAAGTGTAGACTCTCAAAAACTATTAGCTGAAATCAACAAGGAGTCAGGAAAAAATGAAAGAACAATTAAAGTTCTGCTTCAGGTAAAAATAGCAGCCGAGGAAAGTAAATTCGGACTTGAAATATCAGAAGCTAAAGATTTATTCCAACAGTATATTGATGGAGGTTTTCCTCACATTGAGATTACAGGCTTAATGGGAATGGCTACTTTTACGGATGATGAACAACAGGTGAGAAATGAGTTTTTAACTTTAAAAGGTCTTTTTGATGAATTAAATCAACTAAAACCATTAAAAACCTTATCAATGGGAATGAGTGATGATTTCCCCGTAGCCATTGAATGTGGGGCCAATTCTGTAAGGGTTGGATCCGCCATTTTTGGGAGAAGAGACTATTCTAAATAG
- a CDS encoding MATE family efflux transporter yields MKFLNKNYTKECLTLALPVMLTQVGQVSVNLFDNIIVGKLLGADALASVSLGNAVFFSIFVLALGFSFAIPPLVSEAHSKEDHATINSVFSHGFVINMAVGIILMLVLFAVMPLLHHSGQPAKIIPDTIGFLSIMVVSMIPIMAFQTLREVSEGLSYTIGVTKATIIANIINIALNYVFIKGLWGIPPMGVKGSALATLISRIFMVVFLYFVLIKEERTKRYIKDFSLKVQDFSKAMFDKMVKLGLPTALQMFFEVTAFAGAAFICGLISAHDIASHQIALSMASFTFNLCVGFSVASTVMIGRKLGEQNFVELRKVGINNLKIAFIFMCICGLFFVLGRNILPTFFTKKEEVEVIALASKLMIIAALFQLSDGIQVTALGMLRGLQDVKIPSIYTFIAYWVITIPLGYFFCVTLEMGAFGMWIALGLGLTVSAVFLVKRFLNMSAKRIKQNI; encoded by the coding sequence ATGAAATTTTTAAACAAAAACTACACAAAAGAATGCCTGACTTTGGCTCTGCCTGTGATGCTCACCCAGGTAGGGCAAGTTTCAGTAAATTTATTCGACAATATTATTGTTGGAAAACTTTTGGGAGCAGATGCCTTGGCGTCTGTTTCATTAGGAAATGCAGTTTTTTTCTCCATATTTGTATTGGCACTTGGATTTTCATTTGCAATCCCGCCACTGGTTTCAGAAGCACACTCAAAGGAGGATCATGCTACTATTAATTCCGTGTTTAGTCATGGTTTTGTCATCAATATGGCAGTGGGAATTATTCTTATGCTTGTCTTATTTGCGGTAATGCCTCTACTTCATCATTCCGGACAGCCAGCGAAGATTATTCCGGACACCATAGGCTTTTTAAGTATTATGGTGGTCAGCATGATACCCATTATGGCTTTCCAGACGCTTCGTGAAGTATCAGAGGGCCTATCCTATACAATTGGTGTTACTAAGGCTACTATTATTGCTAATATCATCAATATTGCCCTAAACTATGTGTTTATCAAGGGACTTTGGGGAATACCTCCAATGGGGGTAAAAGGATCTGCGCTAGCAACTCTGATCTCTAGAATATTTATGGTTGTTTTCCTTTATTTTGTATTGATTAAAGAAGAGAGAACAAAACGTTATATCAAAGACTTCTCATTGAAAGTACAGGACTTCTCTAAGGCTATGTTTGATAAAATGGTAAAACTGGGATTACCTACAGCTTTACAGATGTTCTTTGAAGTAACTGCCTTTGCAGGCGCTGCCTTTATCTGCGGATTGATCTCTGCACATGACATTGCTTCTCACCAGATTGCATTGAGTATGGCTTCGTTTACATTCAACCTTTGCGTTGGGTTCAGTGTAGCTTCTACCGTTATGATTGGAAGAAAATTGGGTGAACAGAATTTTGTTGAATTAAGAAAAGTCGGAATCAATAATTTAAAGATTGCATTTATATTTATGTGCATCTGCGGATTATTCTTCGTACTAGGCAGAAATATATTACCGACATTCTTCACGAAAAAAGAAGAGGTTGAAGTCATTGCTCTGGCTTCAAAACTAATGATTATTGCTGCTTTATTCCAGCTTTCTGATGGAATTCAGGTAACAGCATTAGGAATGCTGAGAGGTTTGCAGGATGTTAAAATACCATCCATTTATACCTTTATCGCTTACTGGGTTATTACGATTCCTTTAGGATATTTCTTCTGTGTTACCCTGGAAATGGGAGCCTTTGGAATGTGGATCGCCCTTGGACTTGGATTAACGGTATCAGCTGTTTTCCTTGTTAAACGATTCCTGAATATGTCTGCCAAGAGAATTAAGCAGAATATATAA
- a CDS encoding sigma-54-dependent transcriptional regulator: MQKILIVEDEKAISGVLHSILSDELTEYEFVIAEDGLEGYKQVEKEDFALVISDIKMPKLSGTELLKQSLILKPETTFIMISGHADIDSAVSCLKEGAYDFISKPIDINRLITSVKNALAKETLKKENKNLQTENKTLKRKVSKKYQMIGTSPALQKIQDMIEKVAVSDARVLITGPNGAGKELVAHAIHNQSERARGPMIEVNCAAIPSELIESELFGHVKGSFTGAIKDKQGKFEQANGGTIFLDEIGDMSLIAQAKVLRALQESKVSPVGSDKEIKVDVRVIAATNKNMQKEIEEGKFREDLYHRLSVIEIYVPPLDDRKDDIKLLVEHFSGMIADEHGTAMKKFDDKAIDALKALSWTGNIRELRNVVERLIILGGNTVSADDVASFVRK, translated from the coding sequence ATGCAAAAAATCCTTATAGTAGAAGACGAAAAAGCAATCTCGGGAGTACTTCACAGTATTCTGTCTGATGAACTTACAGAATATGAATTTGTTATCGCTGAAGACGGCCTTGAAGGTTACAAGCAGGTAGAAAAAGAAGATTTCGCACTGGTGATTTCTGATATCAAAATGCCTAAACTTTCAGGAACTGAACTTTTAAAGCAAAGTCTTATATTAAAACCAGAAACTACTTTTATCATGATCTCAGGTCACGCAGATATTGATTCTGCTGTTTCCTGCTTGAAAGAGGGCGCATATGACTTTATTTCCAAGCCAATTGACATCAATAGACTGATCACCAGTGTAAAAAATGCGCTGGCTAAGGAAACCCTGAAGAAAGAAAACAAAAATCTTCAGACTGAAAACAAAACCTTAAAGAGAAAAGTTAGCAAAAAATACCAAATGATCGGTACCTCTCCTGCCCTGCAGAAGATTCAGGATATGATCGAAAAGGTAGCCGTTTCCGATGCCAGAGTTTTGATTACAGGACCCAATGGTGCAGGAAAGGAATTGGTAGCTCATGCTATCCACAACCAAAGTGAGCGTGCAAGAGGACCAATGATTGAAGTAAACTGTGCTGCAATCCCATCTGAACTTATTGAATCTGAGCTTTTCGGACATGTAAAGGGATCTTTTACAGGTGCTATCAAGGATAAGCAAGGAAAATTTGAACAGGCTAATGGCGGAACTATCTTCCTTGATGAAATTGGAGATATGAGCCTTATTGCTCAGGCTAAGGTATTGAGAGCGCTTCAGGAAAGCAAAGTTTCTCCTGTGGGAAGTGATAAGGAAATAAAAGTTGACGTAAGAGTAATTGCGGCGACTAATAAAAATATGCAGAAAGAGATTGAGGAAGGGAAATTCAGAGAAGACCTTTACCATAGACTTTCTGTAATTGAAATCTATGTTCCGCCATTGGATGACAGAAAAGACGATATCAAATTATTGGTTGAGCATTTCTCCGGTATGATTGCTGATGAGCATGGTACTGCTATGAAAAAGTTTGATGATAAAGCTATTGATGCTTTAAAAGCACTTTCATGGACTGGAAATATCAGAGAATTAAGGAATGTTGTGGAAAGATTAATTATTCTTGGTGGAAATACTGTTTCTGCGGATGACGTTGCAAGTTTTGTAAGGAAATAA
- a CDS encoding Crp/Fnr family transcriptional regulator, whose translation MNIDQILDQIYILPEASKNSLKEYITEVSHPKGYCLMEADKVIPHLYFIRKGIARAYSSTSDNDITFWFGSEGQCILSMKSYVEDKPGYESIELLEDCDLYRLETENLRTLFNEDIHIANWGRKLAEAEMIKSEELIISRQFKTSLERYKDIILYQPDLLKRVQLGHIASYLGITQVSLSRIRAEIK comes from the coding sequence ATGAATATAGACCAGATTCTTGATCAAATTTATATACTTCCTGAGGCTTCCAAAAATAGCTTAAAAGAATATATCACAGAAGTTTCTCATCCAAAAGGATATTGCCTGATGGAGGCAGATAAGGTGATACCACACCTCTATTTTATCCGTAAAGGAATTGCACGTGCTTATTCTTCAACATCCGACAATGATATTACATTCTGGTTCGGAAGCGAGGGACAATGTATACTTTCCATGAAAAGCTATGTGGAAGACAAACCCGGTTATGAAAGCATTGAGCTGCTGGAAGATTGTGATTTATACAGACTGGAAACAGAAAACCTCAGAACATTGTTCAATGAGGATATTCATATTGCCAACTGGGGCAGAAAACTTGCGGAAGCTGAAATGATAAAGTCGGAAGAGCTCATCATTTCAAGACAGTTTAAAACATCATTGGAACGGTATAAGGATATTATCCTGTATCAGCCGGATTTATTAAAGAGGGTTCAGCTGGGTCACATAGCCTCTTACCTTGGGATTACACAGGTAAGCTTAAGCAGAATTCGGGCAGAGATAAAATAG
- a CDS encoding HAD family hydrolase produces MNNHITTIAFDADDTLWVNEPYFQEAEKEFCILLEDYLPQHSVSQELFKTEMQNLHLYGYGVKGFMLCMIETISRVSNNTASLQLVNKAIELGQELLQKPIELLDGVTDTLDSLKGKYRLVVATKGDLLDQERKLKNSGLQDYFHHIEIMSDKKENDYKKLLKHLDCQPENFLMLGNSIKSDILPVLEIGGSAAHIPYHVTWNHEQHDVNLEHEHFMELKSIDEILKYL; encoded by the coding sequence ATGAATAATCACATTACGACTATAGCCTTTGATGCAGATGATACTCTTTGGGTGAATGAGCCTTATTTTCAGGAGGCAGAAAAAGAATTCTGTATACTCTTAGAAGATTACCTTCCTCAGCACTCTGTTTCTCAGGAATTATTTAAGACCGAAATGCAAAACCTGCATTTGTATGGGTATGGGGTAAAAGGCTTCATGCTTTGTATGATTGAAACCATCAGCAGAGTTAGCAATAATACAGCCTCTTTACAACTGGTTAACAAAGCCATTGAATTGGGCCAGGAACTTCTGCAAAAACCCATTGAGCTTTTGGATGGAGTTACGGATACGCTGGACAGTTTAAAAGGGAAATACAGACTGGTTGTAGCAACAAAGGGAGATTTACTGGATCAGGAACGGAAGCTTAAAAATTCGGGATTACAGGATTATTTCCACCATATTGAGATCATGAGTGACAAGAAAGAAAATGATTATAAAAAGTTATTGAAGCACCTTGACTGTCAGCCAGAAAATTTCCTGATGCTAGGAAACTCCATTAAGTCTGATATTCTACCTGTTTTGGAAATCGGAGGATCTGCAGCACATATTCCTTATCATGTAACATGGAACCATGAACAGCATGATGTGAATCTGGAGCATGAGCATTTTATGGAACTGAAAAGCATTGATGAAATATTAAAATACTTATGA
- a CDS encoding alpha/beta hydrolase family protein, translating into MKIKLTICLLAFLNFYDAQENITYQKPSAEILKLADYDRPPAVLMNSKKDWVVFTYRPAYKTLNDLNQQEMKLGGLRINPVTNIASTVTYFNNLKIRKIGDKNETQVKNLPSEAKIAHLLFSPDEKKLAFTNTTDKGVELWIIDMQTATAKKITQDTLNANLGYPYIWYNDSQSLLIRTLPQNRPALIDSSKDLPTGPIVSTADGKVSQNRTYQDLLKNPQDEKNFEVLVSSEVYNVDLNGNLKKLMDKDMYSGLSFSPDGNYLLTTTIKKPFSYIVPLNRFPSTSTVYDTKGNVVKVVNEVPLNEIMPKGFSSVRTGKRDMNWRSDAPATLVYTEALDGGNQHKAAEYRDEIFTWEAPFTTAPKSFFKMKQRYEDINWTNDHYAVVSEEWYDTRNTKSFLIDLNNGEARVIDDRNVQDVYSDPGKFNKVKNQYGKSVIDMKGGKTYLIGDGFTKDGQHPFIDEMDVKSLKKKRLYTSNIKNAKENIVDILNPSKGEILTTQEASNQYPNYFKKNIKSNKTEAVTYFANPFESIKDIYKEVITYKRNDGVTLSGILYLPANYDRKAKKEKLPLLIWAYPREYKDKNTAGQSTQNDNDFTFPTYGSFVYWTTKGYAVLDHAAFPIIGEGKTEPNDTFITQLVANADAAINAVDQLGYIDKKKVAVGGHSYGAFMTANLLTHSHLFACGIARSGAYNRTLTPFGFQSEQRNYWDVPEVYNTMSPFMNADKMKTPLLLIHGDADNNPGTFTLQTERYFQALKNLGAPVRMVLLPKESHGYQAKENILHVLWEQDQFLEKCLKK; encoded by the coding sequence ATGAAGATAAAGCTGACAATTTGCCTTCTGGCATTTCTCAATTTTTATGATGCACAGGAGAATATTACCTATCAAAAGCCTTCTGCAGAAATTCTGAAACTGGCAGATTATGACAGGCCGCCTGCCGTTTTGATGAACAGTAAGAAAGACTGGGTTGTGTTTACCTATAGACCGGCTTATAAAACTCTGAATGATCTTAACCAGCAGGAAATGAAACTGGGAGGACTAAGAATCAATCCGGTTACTAATATTGCCAGTACGGTTACTTATTTTAATAATCTTAAAATAAGAAAGATCGGGGATAAAAATGAGACTCAGGTAAAAAATCTACCATCAGAAGCTAAAATTGCACATCTTTTATTTTCACCGGATGAAAAAAAACTAGCCTTTACCAATACTACGGATAAAGGAGTAGAGCTGTGGATCATAGACATGCAAACTGCCACTGCAAAAAAGATTACACAAGATACCCTGAACGCAAACTTAGGATATCCATATATCTGGTATAATGATTCACAAAGTCTATTGATAAGAACGCTTCCTCAGAACAGACCTGCCTTGATTGATTCAAGCAAGGATCTTCCAACAGGACCTATTGTTTCTACAGCAGATGGAAAGGTTTCACAAAACAGAACATATCAGGATCTTTTAAAAAATCCACAGGATGAGAAGAACTTTGAGGTTCTTGTATCTTCTGAAGTTTATAACGTAGATCTGAACGGAAACCTTAAAAAGCTTATGGATAAAGATATGTATTCAGGGTTAAGCTTTTCTCCGGATGGTAATTACTTATTGACAACCACAATCAAAAAACCATTCTCCTATATTGTTCCACTGAACAGATTTCCCTCAACATCAACTGTGTATGATACGAAGGGAAATGTTGTGAAAGTGGTAAACGAAGTTCCGCTTAATGAGATTATGCCAAAGGGGTTTTCATCAGTAAGAACAGGAAAAAGAGATATGAATTGGAGAAGCGACGCTCCGGCAACTCTAGTGTATACTGAAGCACTTGACGGAGGAAATCAACATAAAGCTGCCGAATATCGAGATGAAATCTTTACATGGGAAGCTCCATTTACAACGGCTCCAAAGTCTTTCTTTAAAATGAAGCAGAGATATGAAGATATTAATTGGACCAATGATCATTACGCTGTAGTTTCTGAAGAATGGTATGACACCAGAAACACAAAATCATTCCTGATTGACCTTAATAATGGAGAAGCAAGAGTTATTGATGACAGAAATGTTCAGGATGTCTATAGTGATCCAGGGAAATTTAACAAGGTAAAAAATCAATACGGAAAGTCTGTTATTGATATGAAAGGAGGGAAGACTTATCTGATAGGTGACGGATTTACAAAAGACGGACAGCATCCTTTTATTGATGAAATGGATGTTAAATCGCTGAAAAAGAAAAGACTTTATACGTCAAACATCAAGAATGCAAAGGAAAATATCGTTGATATTCTAAATCCATCGAAAGGAGAGATTTTGACAACTCAGGAGGCTTCAAACCAGTATCCAAATTATTTTAAAAAGAATATTAAATCTAATAAAACAGAAGCTGTAACTTATTTTGCGAATCCTTTTGAAAGTATCAAGGATATTTACAAGGAAGTTATTACCTACAAAAGGAATGATGGTGTTACCCTGAGTGGTATTCTTTATCTGCCCGCAAATTATGACAGAAAAGCGAAAAAAGAAAAGCTTCCATTGTTAATTTGGGCCTACCCAAGAGAGTATAAAGATAAAAATACAGCAGGTCAAAGTACTCAGAATGATAATGACTTTACATTTCCAACTTACGGATCTTTTGTATATTGGACTACTAAGGGATATGCTGTGCTGGATCATGCCGCTTTCCCAATCATTGGAGAAGGAAAAACAGAACCCAATGATACCTTTATTACTCAGTTGGTTGCCAATGCAGATGCTGCCATCAACGCGGTAGATCAACTGGGATATATTGATAAAAAGAAAGTGGCTGTAGGAGGGCATTCCTATGGGGCCTTTATGACTGCCAATCTCTTGACTCATTCTCATCTTTTTGCATGTGGTATTGCTAGAAGTGGGGCATATAACAGAACATTGACTCCATTCGGATTCCAGAGTGAGCAAAGAAATTATTGGGATGTTCCGGAGGTTTATAACACGATGTCTCCTTTTATGAATGCTGATAAAATGAAAACACCATTACTTTTAATTCATGGTGATGCAGATAACAACCCAGGGACTTTTACATTACAGACTGAAAGATATTTCCAGGCCTTGAAAAACCTTGGTGCTCCGGTAAGAATGGTTCTTCTTCCAAAAGAATCCCACGGATACCAGGCTAAAGAAAATATTCTGCATGTTTTATGGGAACAGGATCAGTTCCTTGAAAAATGTTTGAAAAAATAA
- the era gene encoding GTPase Era, which yields MHKAGFVNIVGKPNAGKSTLLNQLMGEKLAIVTQKAQTTRHRIFGIYNEEDLQIVFSDTPGVLDPKYGLQEKMMDFVKDSLQDADVFLFIVDVTDKAEPSEFLIDKLNKIPVPVLLLLNKVDQTDQAGLEKLVEDWHNRIPKAEILPISALNAFNTEIILPKLKSLLPENPPYYDKDQYTDKPERFFVNEAIREKILLNYDKEIPYSVEVVTEQFKEKEGIIFIDSIIYVERDTQKGIIIGHKGEAIKKVGTDARLDLEKFFSKKIHLNLFVKVKKDWRKNDRDLKNFGYR from the coding sequence ATGCACAAAGCTGGATTTGTAAATATAGTTGGAAAGCCGAATGCCGGAAAATCTACACTACTTAACCAATTGATGGGAGAGAAGTTGGCGATTGTAACGCAGAAAGCCCAGACAACCCGTCACAGAATTTTTGGTATTTATAATGAAGAGGATCTTCAAATCGTATTTTCTGATACTCCCGGAGTATTGGATCCTAAATACGGATTGCAGGAAAAAATGATGGATTTTGTAAAGGATTCCCTACAGGATGCTGATGTATTCCTGTTTATTGTAGATGTAACTGATAAAGCTGAACCATCAGAGTTCCTGATTGATAAATTAAATAAAATTCCTGTTCCTGTACTTCTTTTATTAAACAAAGTAGACCAAACAGATCAGGCTGGTCTTGAAAAACTGGTAGAAGACTGGCACAACAGAATTCCTAAAGCTGAAATTCTTCCAATTTCTGCCCTGAATGCCTTTAATACAGAAATTATCCTACCTAAGTTAAAGTCTTTATTACCTGAAAATCCACCTTACTATGATAAGGATCAGTATACAGACAAACCGGAAAGGTTCTTTGTAAATGAGGCTATCCGTGAGAAAATTCTTTTAAACTATGACAAGGAAATTCCATATTCTGTGGAAGTGGTTACCGAGCAGTTTAAGGAAAAAGAGGGAATTATCTTTATAGATTCTATTATCTATGTAGAAAGAGATACCCAGAAAGGAATTATTATTGGGCATAAAGGCGAGGCTATCAAGAAAGTAGGGACAGATGCGAGGTTAGATCTTGAAAAATTCTTTTCCAAAAAAATTCACCTGAATTTATTCGTAAAGGTGAAAAAGGATTGGAGAAAGAATGACCGAGACCTGAAGAATTTCGGGTACAGATAG
- a CDS encoding polysaccharide deacetylase family protein, whose product MRKIFAGKSRNRTFLGMFALVSATTVLVNSCNFKNEVSDSVSSQEHPTAEPVTQMDEENVDPDKRVIYLTFDDGPNQGTENLLKILDKRNVCATAFLVGKHAYGSTRQKKDFELLKQNPLIELANHSFTHAHNKYTDFYRNAESVVHDFDIAKDSLKLHDKIARTPGRNIWRLNNINVTDIKSSTAAADGLKKAGYKVIGWDLEWRPSQKMTLKGSHEAMLKKVDSIFLNDLEKTSRHLVFLTHDQYLRDTDSINELDLFIEKLQKSNRFVFRKISQYPKINEVLN is encoded by the coding sequence ATGAGAAAAATTTTTGCGGGAAAGTCAAGAAATAGGACTTTTCTCGGGATGTTTGCATTGGTGAGTGCAACTACTGTTCTAGTAAACAGCTGTAATTTTAAGAATGAAGTGAGTGACTCTGTCAGCTCGCAGGAACATCCTACCGCAGAACCCGTCACCCAGATGGATGAGGAAAATGTAGACCCGGACAAAAGAGTAATCTATCTTACCTTTGATGATGGTCCCAACCAGGGTACAGAAAATCTTTTAAAAATCCTTGACAAAAGAAATGTGTGTGCAACTGCTTTTTTAGTTGGAAAGCATGCATACGGAAGCACAAGACAAAAGAAAGACTTTGAACTGTTGAAGCAAAATCCATTGATTGAACTAGCCAATCACAGCTTTACACACGCTCATAACAAATACACTGATTTTTACAGAAACGCAGAAAGTGTTGTTCATGATTTTGACATCGCCAAAGACAGCCTTAAGCTTCATGATAAAATAGCAAGAACTCCCGGTAGAAATATCTGGAGACTAAACAATATTAATGTAACCGATATTAAAAGCTCCACTGCGGCTGCAGACGGCCTTAAAAAAGCAGGATACAAAGTAATTGGCTGGGATCTTGAATGGAGACCTTCCCAAAAAATGACATTGAAAGGAAGCCATGAAGCCATGCTGAAAAAAGTAGACAGCATCTTCCTGAATGATCTTGAAAAGACATCAAGACACCTTGTATTCTTAACTCACGACCAATATCTTAGAGATACAGATTCTATCAATGAATTGGATCTGTTTATTGAAAAACTACAGAAAAGCAACCGATTTGTTTTCAGAAAGATTTCTCAATATCCGAAGATAAACGAGGTTTTGAATTAA
- a CDS encoding DoxX family protein, which translates to MNYNNSNSSSIPKDIILLAVRVFVGFAMLSHGYPKLQMLLAGGKIEFFDFMGLGPQISLILTVIAEFACSILLILGLFTRISLGFLIFTMVIAGFVVHGADPFEKREMSLIYLSVYLLLMIIGAGKVSVDHMIERRKRASDW; encoded by the coding sequence ATGAACTATAATAATTCAAATTCAAGCTCAATACCTAAAGATATTATTTTATTGGCAGTGAGAGTGTTTGTAGGTTTTGCAATGCTTTCTCATGGATATCCAAAGCTCCAAATGTTATTGGCGGGCGGTAAAATTGAATTTTTCGATTTTATGGGATTAGGTCCACAGATTTCACTGATTCTTACGGTAATTGCTGAATTTGCTTGTTCAATCTTACTGATATTAGGACTTTTTACAAGGATTTCCTTAGGTTTTTTGATCTTTACGATGGTCATTGCAGGATTTGTAGTTCATGGGGCAGACCCTTTTGAAAAAAGAGAAATGAGTCTTATTTATCTTTCTGTTTATCTTCTCCTGATGATTATCGGAGCCGGAAAGGTTTCTGTAGATCATATGATTGAAAGAAGAAAAAGAGCTTCAGACTGGTAA